A DNA window from Lachancea thermotolerans CBS 6340 chromosome G complete sequence contains the following coding sequences:
- a CDS encoding KLTH0G15290p (no similarity), with translation MKSTLFIASTLLSLAAATFPTNITLVDFIKEYTLDQIALPVEDGADLWILSKDGDRQNVSTDSLLYTTWSESDWPLFEYGCHLETETGGSFAYSIGLM, from the coding sequence ATGAAATCCACCCTCTTCATCGCCTCTACCCTTCTCTCCCTGGCCGCCGCCACCTTCCCAACCAACATTACTCTAGTGGACTTTATCAAAGAATACACGCTTGATCAAATTGCTTTGCCTGTGGAAGATGGTGCTGACCTGTGGATCCTCTCCAAAGATGGCGACAGACAGAACGTGTCAACCGACTCGCTGCTATACACCACCTGGAGCGAAAGCGACTGGCCTCTGTTCGAGTACGGATGCCACCTCGAGACCGAGACAGGCGGCTCCTTCGCCTACAGTATTGGGCTTATGTAA